The Rhizobium jaguaris nucleotide sequence GGATGCGCGGCCCACGTGTTCGGTGGAAATGTCAGCGGGGAAATTCGAGCTGTTTGAGCGCACGCGGACGAGGAAATGGATTGTTATCCAACGAATAATTTCGCGTGATTTCCAAAGAAAATTAAACGGTGACTTCATCTCGGAGCGGGCAATCTTCCGCATCTTGTTTTCAGGTGCGGGGCCAAAATGCTGAATTTGAATGAGCTCGATTGGATTGAAGGAATTAGACAGGAGGACTACTCGACGCGATCTGGCAATGCCGAGGTGTTCTTCAAAAATCTAGAGAGGCACCTGTTAGAGCAGATCGGCGCTGCGAGCTATGTCGTGGGCTGCGTCGCATGGTTCACCCTCCCAAGAGTATGGGCAGAGCTTGCAACAAAGAAGGCGGTCTCCGTGCTCCTCCAGAAAGAAGATTGGCTTCGAAAGGATACGGACGAAAAAGGGGGTCTGGTTGGAACAAAATCGGATCTGATATCAAAGATAGCGGGCCTCCCGCGATTTAACGCTAGATGGTTTGACTTTGACAATCGACTTTACTTCGGAGATGGATGGGAAAAGGATGGGGATGAATGGTCGGCTTCAAAACTTATCATTGAACCGGTCCGATGCGTCGGTCCTTTTTCAAAGGACAGAATGACCAATCATCCACGAATGCATCATAAATTCCTCGTTTTTTGTCGTCCTGAGCAGAAGGCTGAAGACCAATACGACACTCCTCGTTGGGTTGCGCATCCGTACGCGGTTTGGACAGGCTCTTTCAACGTAACCTCAAACGCTACGCGGTCGTTCGAGAACGCGCTTCTTCTTCATGACGAGACAATTGCAGCAGCGTACATGAAAGAATGGGCTCAATTGATGGCCTTTTCCGAGCCGCTCGATTGGACTTCCGAGCAGCCATCAGGAGATCTCGACTTCAATGGTTTTTGGGCTCACTGATTATGTCCTTTGCCGTTAATTTGAGGAGTTTTCCCTTACGCGAGCATACTAGCTGTAGCGGCGCGCAATCATCCGCGCTCGGGCGCGATTTCATCGCTGATTTCAGCCCGGATTGGGTGAGTCACCAAAACGAGATTTTTGAAAGCTGCCCATGCGTATAGTTCTTACAGGTAGTTCCGGACGAATTGGTCGAGCCATTTTTGGCGCCGTGTGTGGACAACACGAGATCATTGGAATTGATCGCTCTCCTTTTTCGACTACACATGTTGTCGGCGACTTCGCCAACGAGATGCTGCTACGCCCGGTTCTTCGAAAAGCAGATGCGGTAATTCACACGTCCGCACTCCATGCCCCCATGTTGGCACAATGCCGAATGAAGAATTTCAGCGCATCGACGTGGAGGGAACCCGGCTCATCGCAAGGGAGGCGATCGCCGCAGGCGTGAAACGGTTCGTTTTCACCAGCACGACGGCCTTGTATGGGTATGTCGTTTCGGTCGGCTCTTGCACCTGGATAGACGAAGACATGGCCCCTCTGCCGAAGAGCATCTATCATCGGACGAAGCTTGAAGCTGAAAATGTACTGTAAGAAATGGCTGGTCCAGAATTTGCCGTGCGGGTTCTACGCATGTCGCGGAGTTTTCCGGAGCCAGGCGACGTAATGGCCGCTTATAGGCTGCATCGTGGCATCGATGCGCGTGACGTCGCCGACGCCCACGCTGCAGCTTTGTCGAATGGCGGGGCGCATTTCCAGCGTTACATTGTCTCGGCGGCTAGCCCCTTCATAAAGCAAGACTGTGAAATTCTTTCGATAGATGCGGCTTCCGCCATCAGACGTAGGGCGCCCGATCTTGCTGCTGAGTTTGACCGGAGAGGATGGAGCCTGCCACGCACCATTGATCGTGTGTATGATTCAAGCCGGGCTAAGAACGGGCTCGGCTGGCAATCCCTTTTCAGCTTTGATGAAGTGCTGGCGCAGATGGATCGTCGCAGCCTCGAAGTGTTACCACCCGGTCGGCGCATCAGCACGAAATCGGAATAGTGTGTCGTTGCAGAGGGGGTGGGGAGGCCACGCTCAATTTCGATCAGGCTTTGGCCAACCTAAACCGCTAGTCACCGCAGCCCATCCGATGTGATCACCCTATGTTCTCAAATGTCGGGCAGATCCACCACTTTCGTGATGGGGTGGACACCCCTCGACGGCATCGATGTGCCAAGGTGGCAGGTGTTTAACCTCCACAACAGAGGAGTGCCCGAAATGGAAATTAGCACAATTGGGTTGGATCTGGCGAAAAATGTCTTTCAGGCGCATGGCGCCGATGCTTCGGCGGCCGTTGCTTTCCGAAAGCAATTGCGGCGCGACAAGGTGTTGAGCTTCTTCGCTGCCCAGCCGCGTTGCGTAGTTGCAATGGAAGCTTGCGGTGGAGCGCATTATTGGGCGCGCGCTATCGGTGATCTCGGCCATACGGTTCGTTTAATTCCGCCAGCCTACGTCAAACCGTTCGTCAAACGCCAGAAAAATGACATGGCCGATGCTGAGGCGATCTGCGAGGCGGCTCAACGGCCGACGATGCGGTTTGTCGCGGTGAAGAGCGAGCAGCAACAGGCCAGTTCGGCGGTATTTCGAGTTCGAGATATCCTGGTGCGGCAACGTACTCAGTTGATCAATTCCCTGCGTGGTCATCTGGCGGAATACGGACTGATCGTTGCCCAAGGGCCGGCGCACGTTGCCAAGTTGGTTGAAAAGGTAGGAGATCCCGAAAGCGATCTACCGGAAGCAGCACGTACAGTGCTTCTCATGCTCGTCGAAGCGCTCAGATCTTTGGAGGAGAAGATCAAGCAACTCGATCGCGAAATCGTACGACGCACCCGGGAGGACAAAGACGCTCGCCGGCTGACGACAATCCCTGGCGTTGGGCCGATAACCGCAACGGCTCTTATTGCGCTGGCACCAAACGCCGCAACCTTCAAGAAGGGTCGCGACTTTGCCGCCTGGTTGGGCCTAACGCCATTGCAGCGTTCAACAGGAGGAAAACAGAAACTGCGCGACGTCAAAAATGGGTGAGCGGACGCTTAGGCGGCTGCTAATTATCGGCGCCAGCGCTGTGGTCCAACAAGCTTGTAAACGCGGCGGTCGACAAGGGACGTGGCTTGCTCGCATGCTCGCCCGTAAACCGCGCATGCTTGTGATCGTGGCTCTGGCCAACAAGCTCGCCCGGATCGTATGGGCACTGATGGCATCGGGAGGGACGTATAGAGCTCCGGCAGCGGCATAGCTGCACAGCCTGAGGCGTCGAGAATGTAGGAAGGTCAAAGGAAGGTATCGCGATACGGTCGATGAGAGGGGCCAGAAGAATCAGTTCACGACGAAGTGCATCAAAGCACGCTTTCGTGGTTTGGATCTGGTTCGCAAACTCCCATACGGGCCCGCGACATCTGAAGGTCGCAACAAAGGCCGGACAGATGTCAGCACCCGACTACTTGCAAATGATACCTGACTGAAAATTCTTCTTGCATTCACCGGGGTGTCCACAGATGTCGTGACGCCTATTTATGCAAACCGAGATTTCAGCGTACGTTGGAGCAAGGCGCGCGCCGCTGGGCGCCCCATAGTCAAAAGCTATAGCTAACTAAAGTTCGAAATCCTGCGGCTTGATATCCTCGGCGCCGTGTTTGACGCGCAAGATCACGATTCGGTCGTGATAGGAGCGATAATAGATGCAGCGGTTCCGGTAGGGCAGGGCGCGCAGGCCCTCTGAAATATGATCGCGGGGAGATCCGGTGAAGTCCACCTCGGCGATCCATGCGATCTTGGCGGTCAGGTCGGCTAAGAATTCCTGCGCATAGTGAGGACTGCTCTCTGCGATATAGCGCCGGATATTCCGCAAATCCTCGATCGCGGACGGCGCGATAATCAAGCGTTTCGGTTTGATGGCCTTAGCTTTCGTTCATGACGTCTTTGAGGAGATCCGCGCCGGTAGCGTATTCCTTCCCGAGGCCGGCTTCAATCTCGGCGTCGGCCGTCTGAATGTCGTGACGCAAGACCTGCATTTTAAGCTCGTGATCCGCCAGCATACGAATTCCGGCCCGTACGGCTTCAGTCTCCGTGCCGAACCGGCCATTGCGGACGAGATCCGAAAGAATCCCGTCGTAGGTATCGCCAAGCGAAAAGGTTTTTGCGCGTGCCATGTTCATTTACTCCTTGCTCCCACTATATGGCAAAATACAATACTTTTACAATACTGCTCCTGGCATGACCTACGCGATGCTGGTAGCACCTAGCCGTCCCTTTCTCCCGAGTACGGGTGAGCACAGTGAGCACGCAGAGGATGCTCGTTGCTCTACAGCGTCTCCGTCCATCTCCTGAACGTTCAAGGGATCGCGCCTTCCTATCCGGAGAAAGGCGAGAGGCGGATCAAATGGGTTCTGTTGCCGGTCGCAGCCCGCGAAGTTGCGAACCCCACACTCCGCCGGATCATTGCTTCGGTGATAATCCATGCGCACCATGATCGTCATTTTTGCTCAGACGACGTGGCGTCTTAAAAGCAGGGTCTTAAGCAACCCTGAGATCGTACAAATGGGCATTTGACGGTGCGCTCCATCAAGGGCGAACGAGGCCGAAGCGATGGGCTTCGTCCAACAATGCCTTGACGGTCGATGGTTGCCATTTCCGGCCACCCCGTGCTGGCCGCTCGCCCATCTGATCGAGTTGCGTAGCAATATCGCGTAAGGACAGACTGGGATCGGCGATGGTGATCGCGGCGACGAGCTTCATCAAATGATCTTCGGGGGCGCGGCGCGGAGAGCGAGCTAGCAGGTCCGGCTCGGCGAGCTTCTCGCGAACCATGCGATGGACCGCGCGTCGGAGTCGCTCAACGCTCCAGTCATGACCGCGGCGGTTAAGGATCCTCACGACATTGTACCGGCTCCTCGATGAAGGAAAAAGCCGGCAGGCGGTGTCGGAAATCCTTGGGCTTCTGGAATCGGTCGCGACTGTGTTCCGGGGCACCGGCACAAGTGACGGCACGCTTCAGGTTAAGTATTTCAACAAGATCATCGGTGATGATGAGATCGGGCAACCGGGGAACGGCGCAACAGCAGATTCTCGACTGGATGACGAAACTGCACGGCTACCTGTCCTCGCCGACCGGCGGGTGCGTGCGTCACGGCATGGATCTCAGGGCCGGGGTTGCCATTCAGCAGAATGAGGCGCGCCTGAACGGTCGGCACAGCGATGTGCCTGGCTCAGCAGGGACGCGCAGCCCATCGTTCTATGAGACCGCGCCGACTAGATTGCAGACATACGCGGCGAGCGACTCTATTGCCTCGGGATGAACGCTGCATATGTGTTGGAGCAAGAACAACGAGTCGCGGTTCTTGTTGAAACTGACGCGCGTCTGCGAGAGTTCGGTGCATGCCTTGTCTATCAGCTTCGCGGCGTCAACGCGAGCTAGCCAGTCCTCCGCATGGATATCGCCCTTCCATTCGGGTATCTTGAAGTCGTTGTCTGCCAGCCTCTGGAGTGTCGCCTCGACCTGAGCGCGGTCGATTTGGTTCGCGTTCTCGGGATCTTTTTCCTGTAGAAACGATTTGATCGCGCCTGGATCAACCAGATAACATTCGAAATGGCGGCGAGGGAGAAAGTGCATTTTCCCCCGAGATTGTTCCGTCATCTTGTCAATGTCGGCTTGCGAGAGGTCGTCGGTATCGAAGCTGAAGATAGATTTCACCACCAGTGGCGTCACCGCGCTTCCGAGACGACTGTAGATTTCATAGACAAGTTGGCGATCCCGACGCTTAAAGAAAAAATCCCCTGTGCTTGCGACCGAGGTGACGAGCGTGCCCCGGGGAAGCGGCCGGCCGGCCGCGTGTTGAAAGAGGAGAGGAAAACAGAGTTCTTCGGTCGGACCCTCGACCCAGATAATGCGGTCGGCGGCGAAAACGTCCGCCATTGCGACCCCCAAATGTTCGGCGACCTCCCTGAATTGCCCCACCTTTTTCAAGTCCAGCTTTTGAACCGATGACTCGTAGCCGAGACGCTTCACAACGTTGAGAGTACTCGGATTGCTGAAACCGATGACCTCCGGGGCATGCGTGGATATTATATATTGATGATGGCTATATGCAGTCTGGAGAATTCGAAGCAGAACTTTGACCGCCGCAGGGTGCAGAAAGCTATTCACTTCGTCTATAACCACCACAGCATTTTCGACGGTCATCACAGCCGTAAGCAACGCAATGACCTGAGCGACCCCGGTTCCGCTTTGGTTTAAAGGAAAGCTGAGCTCCACCCTTTCCATGGCCTCCGTCGGCCATACCCTTACTTCGCTGTTTCCATTCTCTGGCTTAGGGCGAACACTTAGATTGCCGACGGTGGGGAAGATTTCGCGGAGGTAGTCCACAAGCCGGTCAAACAGGTCCCCGCGATCACCTCTTAATGTCTGTAAAACGGCCGGCAGGTTGTTCGCATTCGGTGCTAAACGTGGCGCGTGCGCAAATCCGCTTTCGCCAATCGTCAGCCTTTCGGGGTCGAAATAAAACATTGACTTCTGCCAAAGCGAATGCACCAGCAAGGCGGTCGTGTCTTGACCATTATAAATTTGCTGAAACGTCAAATTTCCATCGGAGACATTGACGACGGCGCTGGATTGGCGGGTGCCCGCAGCAAATTGATCGTGGCCAGGATAAGGCGCGGAGAACATCAATCCCGGTCGATGGCTGACGGAAATCTGCATTTTAGGAGACTTCAGTAACTGATCCATATACGCGACAGCGTCGTGCTCGTCGGGGATCGGAATGAAGTTTTGGCCGTTCTCAATCAGAGCAGTTTCGAGTTCTGGGCCACTGATTTCGATGTCAAGGCGGACAAGGGGAACTGGAAGAGCTGCTGCGGCCCATTTTTCAGGACTCCTATGCCGGTCGTCGCGCAATGCCGGTTGCAGAGCGCGTAATAAGGCGCTCTTTCCGGCATTGTTTTGCCCCACAATAAGATTTGTGCCATCGGAAAATTCAATTTCCCCCGAGTCTCTAAATGACTGGAAACCAACGATGCGAGCTTTTCGCAGCTTCACAATTTCCTCCGAATACTAGTGCCCTAACGCGTTAAGTTTGTCGCTTGATAGGAAGCCCGTCAGTCGACAGGTCAGCTAGCTGACTGAGAGTCCTCTAACTGCCATTGATCCGACAATTAAGCTCCGCTACCCTTCACGCTCAAGCCGCAAACGCCGATTGTCGCTAAAATCTTTCCGTGTATGCCGCCATGTACGACCAGCCTGCCGCTGCAAGCGCCGATATGACGGGTTCCGCGATGGGAAACCTGACGCACACCTAGCGGCGGAGAGCCATTTGAAATCCGGATTTTGCTTGAACGCTGTGACATTTCGATCTTTTAATCCTTCTCCGGAAACGCGAAAGAGTCCCGATTGAGGTCGAAGATGCCTAACTCTAGAAAGTCGGTGGGGTCGGATAGTGTCACGGTGCGAACGTCAGGTCTCGACAGAAAGGCACCCGCGCGCCTTACACATTATACAGACCTCGCAGGTCTGCATGGGATCATCGAAAATAATGAACTGTGGCTGAGCCACGCTGCATTTCTGAACGATCCGCAGGAATTGCGGGGCCTACGCGCCACCGTCACGCTTCCAGTGCTTATGGCGCGAGATCGAGCCAGTTCACAGGGGAGCCATTGGCTCGTGACGAAACCGCCGGAATATCCGAACCCATCGGTAACGACTGCTTGATGCGTATCCTCTGCTGGGCGAAAACTACTGCTGCCCTGTCGGGCGATAGACTTCAAACATCCCAGAGTAACGCGGTTGTGGACAAAGGGAAACATCGGCCCTGCTAATTACAATTTGCATGGATTGCGAGCAGTCGCCGATCTAACATGCTACCATGCGTTTTACAGAACTCGGACCATCTATACCGACTGGGCTGCTCACGAGCCGCGATAGGGGCGAAGTGGTCTTCTTTTGCGGCGCTGGAGTATCGAAACCTGCCGGTTTACTAAGCTTTTTCGAGCTGACCGTTCAGGTCATGAAAAAGCTAGGTGTGCCAGCGGCTTCTAAGGTCGCGACGCAAATGGCCGCCGCGATCGCCGGCAACGACCCCGAACTCGCACCACCTTTCGATCAGGTCTTCGGCCAGCTTCAACGACTTTACTCCGTTGAGAAAATCGAGGCCGAGGTGACGCGTCTTTTAAGGACGCCGAAGAACGTCCGGGCGGTCAACCATGAGACCGTGCTCCGCCTTTCGAAAGACGAAAGGGGTAGGCCGTTCGTGGTCACGACAAACTTCGATCTATTGTTCGAACGGGCAATGCCGGGGTTACGCTATTGGTCACCGCCGATTTTGCCTTTGATGACGGGCGACAGCAGTCACGACGGAGTCGTTTACCTTCATGGGAGGCTCGGGTCAGGTCGACATAGGGAAGGTACGGCAAGTTCGCTCATCTTGGGATCTGGAGACTTCGGGCGGGCATATCTCGCGGATGGCTGGGCCACAAATTTCTTCCGGCAACTGCTTGAACGAAAGACCGTGGTGCTGCTTGGCTATTCCGCGGGAGATCCCCCGATCCGATATCTGTTGGAAGGCCTGGCTGGCAGCACCTCTGCAAGGCTACAGCCGATCTATGCTTTTGATCGGGGAGAGGAAAGCGATGTAGTTTCGAAGTGGCGCGAGCTTGGGGTCATTGGCGTCCCATTTGGAGCGTTTGAGGATCTGTGGGCTTCACTCGATGAGTGGGCAGTGCGTGCAGACGATCCGTCGGCGTGGAACGTGCGCGTGGCTAGGATGGCGGAACAATCACCCAGATCATTGCGGCCCTTTGAGCGCGGACAGGTGGCGACTCTTGCCGCGGCCCCTGACGGAGCGTTGGCGTTTTCGAACAGCGATCCCCCACCAAATGCAGAATGGCTTTGCGTGCTTGATCGCAATACGCGCCACCGGCCATCTTTTAGCGCCTCAGTAGGCAATGGACGTGTCGACGTGAATCCGTTGCAGGACTATGGTCTCGACGACGATACGCCTCAGGTAGGAAGCCGGTTGCGCTACGGCGTCGATCTACTTGCGCGTCTGCCCTCCGATACGGACGTCGGCGGTGACATTCGGCTAAGCGGGACCTATGCCAACCGCTCGCACGCTCTCCCTCGGCGTCTCCTATTCCTTTCCAGTTGGTTCGAGAAGGTTTGCCATGAGCCGGTTGCGATTTGGTGGGCGAGCCGGCAACTGGGTCTTCATACCGAGCTGACGAGCCGGATTAACCGACGGATGTCCGGCTATGGGGCGGCGTTCTCGGAAGGCGTCCAGCGTGCCTGGTCTCTGTTACTGGAAATGGAGGATGATCTCGGAGAGGACTTCCACGATCTCCGATGGTATGATTTCGCAAACAAGCTTCGGCGTACGGGATGGACGAGGGGTGCTTTTCGGGCTTTCGAGAGCACCATTCGCCCCCGATTGAAACTGTCGCCGGTCGCGGAGGTCTTTCCGCCCGGGTCCCCCGACGTTCACATCGAAGCGCTGCTTCGTTTTCAGGTTCACTGCACATCGCGCCATGGCCAGGACATCGATATTCCTGATGCCGCTCTCGCCCAAGTACTTATGATCGTTTGCCGATCGCTGGAACGTGCGGGGGATTTGCTGGCAGAGACAGGGATTTCGGCAGAGTTCTTCCGGCTTCCCACACTGGAACCGGAAGAGAAACCCGGACGCCGTTTCGTGCCGCAGGACGGGCCGGAATATCTTTTTCTCTGGGCCGTTGGATTGTTCGACCGCCTGTCCCGGTCTGATAAGCCCGCAGCGCTACGGCAAGTCGCTCTACTGCCACCATCCGCCCCCTTTTTCTTCGACAAGTTCAGATTGCATGCATGGGCGTCGCCCGGTCTGTTCGAGCCGGCCGTGATCGCGACCGGATTGATCGAGCTCTCGGACGCGTCGTTCTGGAACGTCTACCTCGAGCGCGACGTGCTGCATTTGCTCCGCCTCAGATGGCAGGAACTCTCCGACACACAGAGGCGCTCGGTCGAGGAGCGAATTTGCAACCCTGTCGGACGGGCCCGCTCGGCGGATCACGAGGGGAGCGAGGAATTCAGGCGATACCAGATAGGCTCGCGATTGGGATGGCTGGAGCGCAATCACTGCGAACTGTCGGATGCCGCGGCGGCGGCGCTCGCTTCTATCAGAGCGTCCGAGGGTTGGTCTGAAAGAAGCGAAGTCGTCGCCGACCTGGATCACGAAGGCCGCTCGGGGTGGGTGGAGCGACGTACGGATCCGTCAAGCCTCGACGGCTTGCCTTTGACGGAAATCATACCCGCGGCCGCGAGCCTAAGTGGGCGACAGGGGAGCATGTTCG carries:
- a CDS encoding type II toxin-antitoxin system RelE/ParE family toxin, whose translation is MIIAPSAIEDLRNIRRYIAESSPHYAQEFLADLTAKIAWIAEVDFTGSPRDHISEGLRALPYRNRCIYYRSYHDRIVILRVKHGAEDIKPQDFEL
- a CDS encoding type II toxin-antitoxin system ParD family antitoxin, which gives rise to MARAKTFSLGDTYDGILSDLVRNGRFGTETEAVRAGIRMLADHELKMQVLRHDIQTADAEIEAGLGKEYATGADLLKDVMNES
- a CDS encoding ATP-dependent nuclease; translation: MKLRKARIVGFQSFRDSGEIEFSDGTNLIVGQNNAGKSALLRALQPALRDDRHRSPEKWAAAALPVPLVRLDIEISGPELETALIENGQNFIPIPDEHDAVAYMDQLLKSPKMQISVSHRPGLMFSAPYPGHDQFAAGTRQSSAVVNVSDGNLTFQQIYNGQDTTALLVHSLWQKSMFYFDPERLTIGESGFAHAPRLAPNANNLPAVLQTLRGDRGDLFDRLVDYLREIFPTVGNLSVRPKPENGNSEVRVWPTEAMERVELSFPLNQSGTGVAQVIALLTAVMTVENAVVVIDEVNSFLHPAAVKVLLRILQTAYSHHQYIISTHAPEVIGFSNPSTLNVVKRLGYESSVQKLDLKKVGQFREVAEHLGVAMADVFAADRIIWVEGPTEELCFPLLFQHAAGRPLPRGTLVTSVASTGDFFFKRRDRQLVYEIYSRLGSAVTPLVVKSIFSFDTDDLSQADIDKMTEQSRGKMHFLPRRHFECYLVDPGAIKSFLQEKDPENANQIDRAQVEATLQRLADNDFKIPEWKGDIHAEDWLARVDAAKLIDKACTELSQTRVSFNKNRDSLFLLQHICSVHPEAIESLAAYVCNLVGAVS
- a CDS encoding SIR2 family protein, which gives rise to MRFTELGPSIPTGLLTSRDRGEVVFFCGAGVSKPAGLLSFFELTVQVMKKLGVPAASKVATQMAAAIAGNDPELAPPFDQVFGQLQRLYSVEKIEAEVTRLLRTPKNVRAVNHETVLRLSKDERGRPFVVTTNFDLLFERAMPGLRYWSPPILPLMTGDSSHDGVVYLHGRLGSGRHREGTASSLILGSGDFGRAYLADGWATNFFRQLLERKTVVLLGYSAGDPPIRYLLEGLAGSTSARLQPIYAFDRGEESDVVSKWRELGVIGVPFGAFEDLWASLDEWAVRADDPSAWNVRVARMAEQSPRSLRPFERGQVATLAAAPDGALAFSNSDPPPNAEWLCVLDRNTRHRPSFSASVGNGRVDVNPLQDYGLDDDTPQVGSRLRYGVDLLARLPSDTDVGGDIRLSGTYANRSHALPRRLLFLSSWFEKVCHEPVAIWWASRQLGLHTELTSRINRRMSGYGAAFSEGVQRAWSLLLEMEDDLGEDFHDLRWYDFANKLRRTGWTRGAFRAFESTIRPRLKLSPVAEVFPPGSPDVHIEALLRFQVHCTSRHGQDIDIPDAALAQVLMIVCRSLERAGDLLAETGISAEFFRLPTLEPEEKPGRRFVPQDGPEYLFLWAVGLFDRLSRSDKPAALRQVALLPPSAPFFFDKFRLHAWASPGLFEPAVIATGLIELSDASFWNVYLERDVLHLLRLRWQELSDTQRRSVEERICNPVGRARSADHEGSEEFRRYQIGSRLGWLERNHCELSDAAAAALASIRASEGWSERSEVVADLDHEGRSGWVERRTDPSSLDGLPLTEIIPAAASLSGRQGSMFVEHAPFEGLVAERPARALAALASESRAGRYPQEFWQQLFSKWPKNTTPCATALCGRRILRLPAELKVNVRGYLTSWISEHMVGIAKIYPETFEGVWDDAFDTLQAAGEEATKSGLGGSFVAGKEIHSSRRSLDHAINGPVGKLVDTLLDAIGESQPGRNDKIAGPLAARLTRSLGSIGEGADHAAGLMGRHLEWLNFVDPDWVRRELLPLFDLENVLAEAAWRGFLHSGSPPQSKDLFRQLKQSFLGIFSQRLDWLSEDRDERNAVTVLVIAAWWHRKGREYISDEECRAALQSVDDEGRQTAIWTASRIIGEHDAWTSFGRRFFTAVWPQEVRFQTSGTSDALLRLADDSFEKFPEMIKTLKDFLRPTEHPDMYLFRQRRGADAGERASLAKRWPKAVLEVADRVIDLDPPYVPSELGALLADIGEAEPALRTTSAWRRLTAIVNGQRQLARQ